The following coding sequences lie in one Rutidosis leptorrhynchoides isolate AG116_Rl617_1_P2 chromosome 4, CSIRO_AGI_Rlap_v1, whole genome shotgun sequence genomic window:
- the LOC139843750 gene encoding uncharacterized protein, with protein sequence MSGDDQHNNQDKGLLSNLAGYAAGAGHQQHGGGYPPQGAYPPQHGGYPPQGYPPQQGYPPQGYPPQQGYPPQGYPPAGYPGHSAPPHNSGGHGGMGAMLAGGAAAAAAAYGAHQLTSSHGGHGGHNASHGGAHNMIPGMGSMGHFSGGKHGKHGGGKFKAGKHGKGGKHGKFGKHKGKMSGFKKWK encoded by the exons ATGAGTGGAGACGATCAACATAACAATCAAGACAAAGGGTTGCTTTCCAATCTCGCCGGTTACGCTGCCGGGGCCGGACATCAACAACATGGTGGCGGTTACCCTCCGCAAGGAGCTTATCCTCCACAACACGGTGGGTATCCGCCACAAGGTTATCCTCCGCAACAAGGATACCCTCCACAAGGTTATCCTCCACAACAAGGTTACCCCCCACAAGGCTATCCCCCTGCTGGCTATCCTGGTCACTCAGCTCCTCCACATAACTCAGGAG GACATGGTGGTATGGGAGCAATGTTAGCTGGAGGCGCAGCAGCTGCTGCTGCAGCATATGGAGCTCATCAGCTGACTTCATCTCATGGGGGCCATGGAGGCCATAATGCATCACATGGAGGAGCCCATAACATGATTCCAGGCATGGGCAGCATGGGACATTTTAGCGGCGGCAAACATGGTAAGCATGGTGGTGGCAAGTTTAAGGCTGGCAAGCATGGAAAAGGCGGGAAACATGGAAAGTTTGGAAAGCACAAGGGAAAGATGTCCGGATTCAAGAAATGGAAGTAA
- the LOC139841757 gene encoding uncharacterized protein yields the protein MQRVTKSIALMDKVAKLDDPQCELLLLRACTGVSKLYFTLRTCPPSILEAAQRAFDGALRSSLERIVTASGPGFGDWQWRLATLPFAFGGLGVYSAGDVSHYAFLASRLQTAGLQTKLLRHAGNPSEVAAPILMKKLADVYFTKVTASAESTFSLSPRQSALWKSQQGVHTSAWLRAVPILGLGQTMNAKTYRCVLCYRLGVPLFSISTACSACSRVFTGDIFGDHAVSCAGMVGIKHRHNIVRDSLVDVCYRSGISARKEVDIGLSGGNDRALRPADVLLYSWDCGRDVCVDLTGSSPLTQSGLSDFVPGRAVVEAARRKRVKYESCYQAIGYETVGRLTPSVGRLSVESIEDQLTPTLTVGRQSSLSID from the exons atgcaaagggtgactaagtccattgcgcttatggataaggttgctaagcttgatgatcctcagtgtgagttgttgttgcttagggcatgtacgggagtttctaaactctactttaccttgcgtacttgtcctcctagtatattagaggcggctcaacgcgctttcgatggagcccttcgatcttccttggagcgtattgttactgcttcagggcctgggtttggtgattggcagtggcggcttgccaccttgccatttgcttttggagggcttggtgtttattcggcGGGAGATGttagtcattatgcttttctggcttctcggttACAgactgctgggttgcagaccaagctcctacgtcatgcgg gtaatccgagtgaggtcgctgccccaatactcatgaagaaattggcagatgtttatttcacaaaggttaccgcttctgcagaatccactttttcgttatctccccgacaatcggccttatggaaatcacagcagggtgttcacacctctgcttggctaagggcagtccctattttggggttgggtcagacgatgaacgcaaagacttaccgatgtgtgttgtgctaccggttaggtgttccattgttctctatctcgacggcatgctctgcctgttcaagggtttttactggggatattttcggggatcacgcggtgtcttgtgctggtatggtgggtattaagcatcgacataatattgttcgggattcccttgttgatgtttgttatcgatctgggatttctgcgagaaaggaggttgacattgggttgtctggagggaacgacagggccctcagacctgcagatgtgttactttattcctgggattgtggtcgcgatgtctgtgttgacttgacagggtcttctcctttgacacagtctgggctttctgactttgtccctggacgtgctgtggttgaggcggctcgtcggaagcgggtcaagtacgaatcttgctatcaggcgattggttatg